Below is a window of Desulfolucanica intricata DNA.
GACCGTATGTACCTTCAGTTTTTATAAATTCATTTTCTATTAAATTATTGATTATTTCATTATTTTGCCCCGACAGAATTCCTATTGCTACATTTTTAGCCAAAATTTCTGTTATTTTATCTTGGTCTAAATCGGGTGTTAAATTTAAAGATGCTGGAAGTTTTTTATCGTTTGAAAAATCAAAACCGTCGGTAATTGTAGTTACAGAAGTAACCTCAGCTCCTGCTAACTTAAATATATTTTTAAGGTTATCAGAAACGCCCGAACTATGAGTTTCTAAAATAGCAACTTTTTGTCCGGACAGACGATTTGCAACTAATAGTGGCAAAACTTCTTTTTCATATTCATTTAATATGTTATTATTATATTCTAACTTATTGGCTCTTGTTTCAATTGCTTCATTTTCTTCTCTTAATATTTCTAACTGTTGCCCTAAATTATCAGTCATTTGTTTTTGCGTTTTGACAATAGTATCGCTTCCTAACATCGTACTACCAATCAAGATACCTATACCTAAAGCTAAAAAAACAGCGACTAAAGAAGCTATATGGTATTTTAAATCTATAATCATTGGGACTTACCCCTCCACATCAAATACCCAAAATAAGACGAAATTGTATAAACAATAATCTTAATAGTTCCCGTGTAGCAGGAGAAATAACTAATATGATTGTAAAAGGTAATAAAGCAGCCAAAAATATTTGAGCTAAATAACGGGCTTTTATTTTATTTTTATATAGTTTACTTACACCTTTGGCATCTATTAAAATGGATCCGACTTTTAATCTAACCAAAAATGTACTGGCCATGCCTTTACGACCTTTTTCCAAAAAATCATACATATTTGAATGTGTTCCAACAGCAACTATTAAATCCGTACCCTGCTCGTAAGCTAATAGCATAGCAATATCTTCACTGGTACCTGGAGCAGGAAAGGTTTTTGCGGAAAGACCCATTTCATTAAGTCGTTGTAAACCAGGAGCTTTCCCGTCAGGATAAGCATGAACAATTAGCTCAGCACCACACCTAAGTGTTTGATCAGTAATGCTGTCCATATCCCCAATAATGAGATCCGGCTGATACCCAAATTCTCGTAAAGCATCAGCCCCCCCATCGACTCCAACCAGAACAGGTTTTACTTCGTTAATATAGGATTTAATTGCAATTAAATCTTCTTTATAGTTTTTACCTCTTACAACAATTAATGTATGTTTATTTTTAAAAATAGTTTTTGTTTCAGGTATTTTAACTTCTCCGAGAATCATGCCAACTTCATTTTGTGCATATTGAAGTGTATTTTGCACAAACTTAGCCAAAACCTTACTAATATGCTTTTCTGTTTCAGCCATTTTTTTTGTAATATATTCTTTAGTTAAAACTTTACCCGTAGATATTATCTTTCCATTTACAAAAATTTGATTAAAATGTATCTCTACTTCCTGACCTTCAATTATATCGGTCATTACTTCTGTACCGACATTATCAATTACATGTATTCCTGCTTCTACTAAAATTAACGGGCCAGGATTAGGATAATCCTCACTTAATGACGGTGCAGCATTTATTACCGCTTGAACCTTGGCTTCTACTAAAGACCTGGCCGCTACCTCATCTAAATCTTTATGATTTATAATAGCAATTTCATTAGGTAACAACCGCTTAACCAAGTTTTTTGTACGATTATCTATTTTAGCAATCCCTTTAATATACA
It encodes the following:
- a CDS encoding copper transporter — its product is MIIDLKYHIASLVAVFLALGIGILIGSTMLGSDTIVKTQKQMTDNLGQQLEILREENEAIETRANKLEYNNNILNEYEKEVLPLLVANRLSGQKVAILETHSSGVSDNLKNIFKLAGAEVTSVTTITDGFDFSNDKKLPASLNLTPDLDQDKITEILAKNVAIGILSGQNNEIINNLIENEFIKTEGTYGQPINAIVIIGGSRDEHMVKLADIDLPLIDYFKESNINVYGVETSEVEISYMKDYQKKQISTVDNIDTVPGQMALILAMQGNPGHYGIKDTAQDLLPPLGVAQNGIK
- the steA gene encoding putative cytokinetic ring protein SteA, which encodes MYIKGIAKIDNRTKNLVKRLLPNEIAIINHKDLDEVAARSLVEAKVQAVINAAPSLSEDYPNPGPLILVEAGIHVIDNVGTEVMTDIIEGQEVEIHFNQIFVNGKIISTGKVLTKEYITKKMAETEKHISKVLAKFVQNTLQYAQNEVGMILGEVKIPETKTIFKNKHTLIVVRGKNYKEDLIAIKSYINEVKPVLVGVDGGADALREFGYQPDLIIGDMDSITDQTLRCGAELIVHAYPDGKAPGLQRLNEMGLSAKTFPAPGTSEDIAMLLAYEQGTDLIVAVGTHSNMYDFLEKGRKGMASTFLVRLKVGSILIDAKGVSKLYKNKIKARYLAQIFLAALLPFTIILVISPATRELLRLLFIQFRLILGI